A section of the Cololabis saira isolate AMF1-May2022 chromosome 16, fColSai1.1, whole genome shotgun sequence genome encodes:
- the LOC133462886 gene encoding transmembrane protein 179, whose product MLRLRASLPLLRSRSVFGAQKADLRNRKMALDNLIFAQCIFYFLAFVFGFIAVVPLSENAEDFRGKCLLFTRGMWQNENITVSKQRFIVEEWGPESSCSFITFVGIASLVLSAVQAWRLLFFLCKGHDDSIFNSFLNLVISSLVVFTVFLSSTIVSVGFNLWCDAVTESGTMPSSCEDLQDTDLELGLDNSAFYDQFAIAQFGLWAAWLTWLGITVIAFLKVYHNYRQEDLLDTLIHEKELLLGHSSHHGSDLKTGLI is encoded by the exons ATGTTGCGCCTTCGCGCATCTCTGCCTCTACTGCGCAGCCGCAGTGTCTTCGGAGCGCAGAAAGCGGACCTGCGAAACAGAAAAATGGCCCTCGATAATTTGATTTTCGCCcagtgcattttttattttttagccttcGTCTTCGGTTTCATCGCCGTAGTGCCCCTGTCAGAAAACGCGGAGGATTTTAGAGGGAAATGCCTGCTGTTCACGCGGGGCATGTGGCAGAATGAGAACATCACAGTGTCGAAGCAGCGCTTCATCGTGGAGGAGTGGGGACCGGAGTCTTCCTGCAGCTTCATCACTTTTGTCGGCATCGCGTCCCTCGTCCTGTCTGCAGTGCAGGCATGGAGACTGCTGTTCTTCTTGTGCAAAGGACACGACGA CTCCATCTTCAATTCCTTTCTCAACCTGGTTATCAGCTCCTTAGTGGTGTTCACAGTCTTCCTATCCAGTACCATTGTAAGCGTAGGTTTCAACCTGTGGTGTGATGCCGTCACAGAGAGTGGGACCATGCCCAGCAG TTGCGAGGACCTGCAGGATACAGATTTAGAACTTGGCCTGGACAACTCTGCTTTCTATGACCAGTTTGCAATAGCTCAG TTTGGTCTGTGGGCTGCCTGGCTCACTTGGCTTGGGATCACAGTGATAGCCTTCCTGAAGGTCTACCACAACTACAGGCAAGAAGACCTGCTGGACACCTTGATCCACGAGAAGGAACTGCTGCTCGGTCACTCCTCACACCACGGCTCTGACCTCAAGACCGGCCTGATCTAG